A stretch of DNA from Pangasianodon hypophthalmus isolate fPanHyp1 chromosome 2, fPanHyp1.pri, whole genome shotgun sequence:
GGAAGCaaaaactgtatatttatagTAAAAAAAGGTCTATAGTTAGAGGATCTTCGTGGACGTTCGAGTTTGTGTTTGATGAacaatttgtatatatatatacagtattctgtatataaacattcttcttcctgtcagtattttttattgcaaactcaTGTTCTCTTTCAGTGAAATTTAAAAGTaagtatttcaaagaaaatcaaaaatatttatgctccttgcataaatattcgCCCCCCAGTTCTGGAAGCTCCAGCTGAAGAATATTGTCTATCACCTGTGAAAACATCTCCCATTCTCTGAATAAAAACACCTGAGCTAAACCATCACTGAAGAGACGGTCAGTCTGAAGGAaaggagtgaaaatgaaaactaaGAAGCAATGTAAGGAAGTTAAAGATGATGTAATTTCATAACTTGGGAATAgtaatgtaaaattatatctaaGAGGTTGGACACTAAGCAGCGTTGTGAGATAGTGAGAAGGTGGAAGCTGCATGACACCAACCAAACACTTCCTACACAACCACTTCCTACACAAACACTACTTACACAAACACTACCTACACAAACACTTCCTACACAAACACTACTTACACAAACACTACCTACACAAACACTTCCTACACAAACACTACTTACACAAACATGACCTACACAAGCACTTCCTAAACAAACACTTCCTACACAAACACTacttacacaagcactacctacacaaacactacCTACACAAACACTTCCTACACAAACACTACTTACACAAACATGACGTACACAAGCACTTCCTACACAAACACTACTTACACAAACACGACGTACACAAGCACTTCCTACACAAACACTACTTACACAAACATGACCTACACAAGCACTTCCTACACAAACACTTCCTACACAAACACTACCTACACAAACACTTCCTACACAAACACTACCTACACAAACACTTCCTACACAAACACTAtttacacaagcactacctacacaaacactacttacacaagcactacctacacaaacactacttacacaagcactacctacacaaacactacctacacaaacacgacctacacaagcactacctaaaCAAGCACTacttacacaagcactacctacacaagcattacctacacaagcactacttACACCAGCACTATCTATACCAGCACTACCTACAccagcactacctacacaagcactagtTACACAAACAcgacctacacaagcactacttacacaagcactacttacacaagcactacctacacaagcattacctacacaagcactatcTACACAAGCAcgacctacacaagcactacttACACAAGCATTACCTACACAAGCATTACCTACACAAGCattacctacacaagcactagtTACACAAGCAcgacctacacaagcactacctacacaagcattacctacacaagcactacctacacaagcattacctacacaagcactagtTACACAAGCAcgacctacacaagcactacctacacaaacactacttacacaagcactacctagacaagcactacctacacaagcactagttacacaagcactacctacacaagcactagttacacaagcactacctacacaagcactacctacacaagcactagttacacaagcactacctacacaagcactacctacacaagcactagtTACACAAGCAcgacctacacaagcactacctaaaCAAGCACTACTTACACAAGCACTACTTACACAAGCACTACTTACACAAGCAttaagcactacctacacaagcactacctacacaagcactacctacctAAGCACTACCTAGACAAGCattacctacacaagcactagtTACACAAGCAcaacctacacaagcactacctacacaaacactacttacacaagcactacctagacAAGCattacctacacaagcactagtTACACAAGCAcaacctacacaagcactacctacacaaacactacttacacaagcactacctagacaagcactacctacacaagcactacctacacaagcactacttACACAAGCattacctacacaagcactacctacacaagcactacctacacaagcacgaCCTAAACAAGCACTAGTTACACAAGCACTACTTACACAAACAttaagcactacctacacaagcactacctacacaagcactacctacctaagcactacctacacaagcacgacctacacaagcactacctagacAAGCATTACCTACGCAAGCACTACTTACACAAACACTACCTACACAAGGACTACTTACACCAGCACTATCTATACCAGCACTACCTACAccagcactacctacacaagcactagtTACACAAGCAcgacctacacaagcactacttacacaagcactacttacacaagcactacctacacaagcactaagtacacaagcactacctacacaagcacgacctacacaagcactagtTACACAAGCAcgacctacacaagcactacctacacaagcactacctacacaagcacgacctacacaagcactacttacacaagcactacctacaccagcactacctacacaagcactacctacacaagcactacctacacaagcactaagtacacaagcactacctacaccagCACTacttacacaagcactacctacacaagcactacctacacaagcactaagtacacaagcactacctacacaagcactaagtacacaagcactacctacacaagcactacctacacaagcactaagtacacaagcactacctacaccagCACTacttacacaagcactacctacacaagcacgacctacacaagcactacttacacaagcactacctacaccagcactacctacacaagcactacctacacaagcactaagtacacaagcactacctacacaagcactaagtacacaagcactacctacacaagcactacctacacaagcactaagtacacaagcactacctacaccagCACTACTTACACAAGCATTACCTACACAAGCattacctacacaagcactacctacacaagcactacctacacaagcactacttACACAAGCACTAAGTACACAAGCACGACCTACACAAGCAcgacctacacaagcactagttacacaagcactacctacaccagCACTacttacacaagcactacctacacaagcactacttacacaaacactacctacacaagcactacctacacaaacactacctacacaaacactacctacacaagcactacctacacaagcactaagtacacaagcactacctacacaagcacgacctacacaaacactacctacacaagcactacctacacaagcactacttacacaagcactacctacacaagcattacctacacaagcactacttACACAAGCATTACCTACACAAGCattacctacacaagcactacctacacaagcacgacctacacaagcactacctacacaagcactacctacacaagcactacttacacaagcactacctacacaagcattacctacacaagcactacttACACAAGCattacctacacaagcactacctacacaaacactacctacacaagcactacctacacaagcactacttACACAAGCACTAAGTACACAAGCACGACCTACACAAGCAcgacctacacaagcactagtTACACCAGCACTACCTACACCAGCACTacttacacaagcactacctacacaagcactacctacacaagcactacttacacaagcactacctacacaagcactaagtacacaagcactacttacacaagcactacctacacaagcactacttacacaagcactacctacacaagcactaagtacacaagcactacctagacaagcactacctacacaagcactacttacacaagcactacctacacaaacactaagtacacaagcactacctagacaagcactacctacacaagcactacttACACAAACACGACCTACACAAGCACGACCTACAccagcactacctacacaagcactacctacacaaacactactTACACAAGCACTACTTACACAAGCAcgacctacacaagcactacctacacaagcactacctacacaaacactacctacaccagcactacctacacaagcactacctacacaagcactacctacacaaacactactTACACAAGCACTACTTACACAAGCACGACCCACACAAGCACTacttacacaagcactacctacacaagcgctacttacacaagcactacctacacaagcactaagtacacaagcactacttacacaagcactacctacacaagcactacctacacaagcactaagTACACAAGCACttcctacacaagcactacctagacaagcactacctacacaagcactagtTACACAAGCACTACTTACACAAACACGACCTACACAAGCAcgacctacacaagcactacctacacaaacactacctacacaaacactactTCACAAGCACGacttacacaagcactacctacacaagcacgacctacacaaacactacctacacaagcactacctacacaaacactacttacacaagcactacctacacaaacactacCTAGAccagcactacctacacaagcactacctacacaaacactacctacacaagcactacctacacaagcactacctacacaaacactacctacaccagcactacctacacaagcactacctagacCAGCACTACCTACACCAGCACTACCTAGACCAGCACTACCTAGAGTAGCACTACCTACAccagcactacctacacaagcactacctagacCAGCACTACCTAGACCAGCACTACCTATACAAGCACGACCTAGACCAggactacctacacaagcactacctagacCAGCActagggggcagtcgtggcctaatggatagagagtcggacttgtgaaggtgaacctgaaggttgtgggtccGAGTCTCgagtctggcagggattgtaggtggggtgAGTGAATGACCactgctctctcccaccctcaataccacaactgaggtgagacccttgagcaaggcaccgaacccccaactgctccccgggcgccgcagcaaaaaaggctgcccactgctctggttgtgtgttcacagtgtgtgtgtgtgtgtgtgtgtgtacttggatgggttaaatgcagagcacaaattccgagtatgggtcaccatacttggccacaagtcacttcactacctacacaagcactacctagaGTAGCACTCAACTTACACAAACAcgacctacacaagcactacttACACAAGCACAACCTCTAAACTCATCACAAAAACAGACAGTGATGGTGAGGGAAGCCACATGAGGCCAAAAGTCACTCTGAGTTACAGAGTACAGTGGCTGAAACTGAAGTGAAGGTCATATTGCTCAAAAAGAGCCATATAAAAGCacaagagaacaagagagaccCAGTGAAGATGTGTAACGAGACCAAGATTGACGACCTACACAAGCACttcctacacaagcactacctagacAAGCattacctacacaagcactgcTTACACAAGCACAACCTCTAAACTCATCACAAAAACAGACAGTGAACATCAAAGTACTATGTGTGGTGCAAGCCTAATGCAGACCATACCACTGTGTGATATTACAAGGAAACCTGCTtcagtctgctaaaaaaaaaacaaaactaaagcTCGGGAGAAACAATGCAACACAGGAgcggttaaaaacaaaaaggtgaatgttcttcagtggccaagtcaaagttGAGATCTGAATCtcactgaaaatctgtggcaCTGCAGGCAACAAACAACCAAcctgaaagtgaaagtgaagtaATGTGTGActaagtatggtgacccatactcagaatttgtgctctgcatttaatccatccaagtgcacacacacagtagtgaacacacacacacacacacacacacacccggagcagtgggcagccttttttgctgcggcgcccagggagcagttgggggttcggtgcctcgctcaagggtctcacctcagtcatggtattgagggtgggagagagcgctggtcattcactccccccacctacaatccctgctggacctgagactcgaacccacaaccttcaggtttaccttcgggttacaagtccaacTCTCCATCCATTAAGCCAAGACTGCCGTGCAGCAAATCTTCCAGGAAGAACAAGTGAAGATCCCAAACAGTGTGCAGCACTAGTAGGAACTTCACCGACCTCAACACACTTACAGCAGCGAAAACTGCTTCTACCAAGTGCTATCTGACGGGggcaaatacttatgcaagcagtttttccttttttttttttaaaagatttgctgtcaaataatgaattttgattttgaaaatatactttaaatCCAGATTGGTTTGCAAAACAAATTCTAACTGAAACAGTCTATAAGCGTCGCTTGTCATCCAGACGAATCTGATGAACTTTAAGGGAGTTGAATCTGAGGAATTTTGTGCAGCATGTTTGTTCACTCTGCGCATGATCACATCAGCTCACCTACTTTTATTCTCATAATAATCATCTAGCCACAAAAAGACTATAATGGGTTCTAGTGGAATTTAATCGTAACCAGAGAAAACCTCATGGAAACCATTAAACCTGGTCCAGTTACATGATGAAAACCAGCAGAGGTTTAATTAAAGGattgtacagtgtttatttattttgagataCCGTATCTCTCTCAACATTTCTGGGTATTTCCATCACCACAGTGAACCTGTTCATCAGGTCGGGACAGAACTGCGCACAAAAGGTTATTGTTTATAGTGGTTTTACTATTTATGTCGTTTCACCTCCCTCTTCTTGGAAagcaagtgaaaaacaatcagcacaGGGACGTGGCCTACATAACGCTTATTCACAAAGTCACGTCTCACCAAGACCTGTCGCGCTCCTTACATCATCACCTGatcatgaattattttctaataataataataataaatgattattatacCATACTGCACACTTCACTACACACTGCTagtattaattcattaatttatttattaaccttGTACTTCTATatattattctgtattttatttattctatttaacTTCCTGCATGGTTTCTGAAGGCCTGTAACTTTAAAAATTtccttttatactttttataaatGTGATGTGACAATAAATCTACATCTAAATCATaagtatgtatataaatgtacagGTTCTTTCTTAATGAATCAGCGCTGCTCATATTATCGCCCCATACCATATTTTAATAACTTGATAAAATGCACATGTACTGATATGACACTTTCATTTCACATGAACTGCCTTCAAGATAAGGAAAGTCCCAGAAAAACAGGAAAGTATCTTACACAACGCTCAGCTGTCCCGATTATTGcatcatcagccaatcacatttatttcagcTGACTATGATCAGCTGTTAAATTCCACAGTCATGTGTTCATAGTTTTTATATAAGTATACACATTCATTCACCGTGAATCAATAGAACCAATTGTTCTGATATAGAACTTTCATCTCATAATAACTTATAAACATTCGATCTTATTCAGCTTcgtctgccattttgaaaacTCCAGCAGCTAAGCTTCAACTTCCTGCCCAGAAATGTTCCCCACCTAGACGGCCTGCTTCCACACGGATAAAGGGGATAATGgttaaattatataatactgAAGTGAACATTAGGATATAATAggtgtgtattattattgtcagtcgctctggataagggcatctgccaaatgccataaatgtaaatgtattatagtgggaaatgtggaaataaacaaaaatctaaCAATGTGAGCTGAGGAAGTGAAGAAGTGCTCTACCTTTAACTGATGATTAGGAGGCTTGTGTGATGACACAAGGGGGGAGTTAAAGAGGTTCAAAGGTGCatttgacagagagagagagagacagacagaagacagacagacagagagggagagagaaagagagagggagagacagacagagggacagacagagagagagacagagagagagctaaaAGCTAAATCCCAAGAGCTCAGCTCTAAAATCAGTCACTTCTGTCAGCTGGTCCTGAGACTCACTAACTCAATAACCGCTAACACACCAACAGctaacacacagcagtctcagaCCAGCTCTGCTCACCAAAGTCTAATCAGAGTCAACCAAATTACTGAGCAGATGACAAGAGTGTATCTGGAGCACTGGGACAGTCAGAACCAAACCCAGTCCAGATTACACTGCTATCAGCCCTAAACAGAGAGTATGAACTGGCAGAGTATCTCAGAAGAGCCaggaacacaggagaacctggaacacaggaGAGCCAGGAACACAGGAGAGCCAGGAACACAGGAGAGCCTGGAACACAGGAGAGCCaggaacacaggagaacctggaacacaggagaaccAGGTACACAGAAGAACCAGGTAcacgggagaacctggaacacaggagaacctggctgCCCAGAGAACAGAGACTGTGTGCTCACTGTGCGAGCAGTGAGgtcgagacagagctgcacttcctcctccactgtgaaaaatatcaacaccagagagagagaaacaccttcaccaaaaacatcacacacaaaattccAGATTTCTGCAATTTAACAGATGGAGAAAAACTAAGAATCATTCTGGGAGAAACACTGCAGCCTTCACTGCAAAGTATGTGACAGCGAGACAccaagtgtcctgcacacaccctgaacacacacaccctgttcacacactcacctgtcagggttttgttattgttgttgtttgctttatgtatatatatatatatatatatatatatatatatatatatatatatatatgtatatatatatatatatatatatatatatatatatatattttttttttactgttcctgtttatgatgtttgtaatgtttaaatacgAATATATGTGTTATTTGTATAAATTCTGGTTTAATctacttgcactatttgctttggcaacaatgtgatttataacgTTCATGCCAATGaagcactgatgaactgaactgagagagagagagagagagagagagagagagtttctgtcgccctctgctgcctgcgAGTGgaattacaaacaaaaaatctcttgattaattgatttttaaactaaaaatttaATACCAATTGCTAGCTATATACAACTTAATTAGATATTACCTTAAGAAAATAACCATAAACCTCTGAATTTAAGTGAATTTAAGTGAATAAATCTCGATAGATTCAGCATATTCTTAAAAAACAATACTACACTACTTTTCcgacaaatcccgcctcctgaaTGAGGATTGGCTTATAGGATTCCGAGCTGTGCTGCTATTGGCTACCACGTGATTGTATGGGctactagccaatcatagcTCAAAACGCAGGAATCAATATAGGTGAAAAAAACaacgactagctagctagttggtCAAGACGGTTATATTAGCAAAACTAGCTAAAATATTGATAATACAACGAGACATCTAAATCATTTCAGACACAAAGCAGCTAGTCATCATTATAAtcatctaataaataaataaacaaacaaataaataaatagttacaAGATTGGTGTAAAACTAGCGATTGATGCTAATCTGTGAGGTAACTCGCTTAGCCACAATCCTACTTCCGGGTCCGCCATATTGGCTGCGCGTGATCGAAAGTGAAggcactttttattttacataaatttcacaataaacacttgaatattaaatataacgtatttattttaaacattacaaacatacaaaacTGTTGTTGAAAACATTTATCAAACAAAACAGCAGTTTCACGTCGAATGTGAGTGAAATTGATCAGTCAGTTTGTCAGTGCTGGTGATGATCAGTGTATCAcagtataaacaatataaacaaataaaaaaaatcactttattaaaaagttttaacGGAAATCAACATCAATCCAACAGTGAGAGGTGAAAACATTGTCCATCTCCAGGATGCAACTCAGAACGAGATGATTAATTAAAGTGTCTTTCCAGGCAGATCCACATCACTGGCACGATCATCTCCATCCTCTAAacctgaaccacacacacacacacacacacacacacacacacaggcatataACCATCATCACATCTCCATCCAGTCCAGGCGGCAGGATGAACCCCTGGAGCTCCTCgttcttcttcctccttcctcAGTCCTGACCTTCACCCTCAGGAAGATCTCGTTCAGAGCCACGTTCCTCGTCTTCCTCACTCCACCACCTCGCTGTAGTAGTAGCGTTGAGCGTTTTTGCTCAGGTTCCAGCTGGCGGCGCGGAACTCCAGcagctccagcagcagcaggcgGCTCATGGAGCTCAGATCGTCCTGCAGGAGGAAACCGTCTCGCAGCAGGAAGAAGAGCTCGTCCATCCGCCTGGTGTTCAGCTTCTCCAGCTGCTCGCCAACGCGGTGTAGCTGCAGAGCCAAGCagtccacctacacacacacacacacactcacacaatggatctcatttatcaaactgaatctgaacaaattaattgtaaatcaaatttataaaagaaatgtttggaaaaatgttcGTTTCCCACGTCACTCCTGAGTTTCTGCTGGTCATATAATTAGAATATCATcaaaaagttgatttatttcactaattccattcaaaaagtgaaacttgtataatgtatacattCATTCCACAcagactgatatatttcaagtgtttatttcttttaattttgatgaTTATAACTGACAACTAATGAAAACCCCAAATTCAGTATCTCAGAAAATTAGAATATTACTTAAGACAAAGAAAGGATTTTTAGAAATCTTGGTCAACTGAAAAGTATGAAGATGAAAAGTATGAGCATGTACAGCACTCAATACTTAGTTGGGGCTCCTTTTGCCTGAATTACTGCAGCAATGCGGCGTGGCATGGAGTCGATCAGTCCATGCACTGCTCAGGTGTTATGAGAGCCCAGGTTGCTCTGATCGTGGCCTTCAGCTCTTCTGCATTGTTGGGTCTGGCATATCGCATCTTCCTCTTCACAATACCCCAAACATTTTctatggggttaaggtcaggcgTGTTTGCTGGCCAATTAAGAACAGCGATAACCATGGTCCTTAAACCAGGTACTGGTAGCTTTGGCACTGTGTGTTGGAAAATGAAATCTGCATCTCCATAAAGTTGGTCAGCAGCAGGAAGCATGAAGTGCTCTAAAACTTCCTGGTATACGGCTGCGTTGATCTTGGACCTCAGAAAACACAGTGGACCAACACCAGCAGATGACATGGCACCCCAAACCATCACTGACTGTGGAAACTTTACACTGGACCTCGAGCAACGTGGATTCTgtgcctctcctctcttcctccagaCTCTGGGACCCTGATTTCCAAAGGAAATGCAAAATTGACTTTCATCAGAGAACATAACTTTGGACCACTCAGCAGCATTCCAGTCCTTTCTGTCTTTAGCCCAGGCGAGACGCTTCTGACGCTGTCTGTTCAAGAGTGGCTTGACACAAGGAACGCAACAGCTGAAGCCCATGTCTTGCATACGTCTGTGCGTAGTGGTTCTTGAAGCACTGACTCCAGCTGCAGTCCACTCTTTGTGAATCTCCCCCACATTTTTGAATGGGTTTTGTTTCACAATCCTCTCCAGCGTGCGGTTATCCCTATtgcttgtacatttttttctaccACATCTTTTCCTTCCCTTCGCTTCTCTATTAATGTGCTTGGACACAGAGCTCTGTGAACAGCCAGCCTCTTTTGCAATGAGCTTTTGTGTCTTGCCCTCCTTGTGCAAGGTGTCAATGGTCGTCTTTTGGACAACTGTCAAGTCAGCAGTCTTCGCCATGATTGTGTAGCCTACAGAACTAGTCTGAGAGACCATTTAAAGGCCTTTGCAGGTGTTTCgagttaattagctgattagagaGTGGCACCGGGTGTCTTCAATATTGAACCTTTTCACAATATTCTAATTTTCTGAGATACTGAATTTGGGGTTTTCATTAGTTGTCAGTTATAAtcatcaaaattaaaagaaataaacacttgaaatatatcagtctgTGTGGAATCaatgtatacattatacaagtttcactttttgaatggaattagtgaaataaatcaactttttgATGATATTCTAATTATATGACCAGCACCtgtatatacagtttatatttataaacataaacttcttatttatttcaatcagACATCCATTTAAATAAGACTACACGTTCAAATTCgctaggacaaaagtaatggcaccctataaaaggaagACATGTTATTGTGATATAAAAGTGCTGATCATTACAttctcctcctctccatctcacacagcTCCTAGTTATCACagcattaaaggagcagtgtgtaatttttaGAGTCTctgatattaataaaaacatcaccCGCCCACTAACTTCAGGGCCAGAAACAATATAAAGCAAAACAAGTAAAATCCATGGCAATATTGCAAATCAAATCGCAGTTCTGATGCGTCTCTgaaatgacatcattattaCAGTTCTAGCAAGACAACATTTAAGATTTATGATTTCATAAGCGCAAACGGAATAAAACTAATATGTTTAATAgacatttaatataaagtaaatagAGATATaatcatgagagagaaagagaaatggtgTGTATGGTCGtagtagtagtgtgtgtgtctgtgtgtgtgtgtgtgtgtgtgtgtaaaagtgagcAGGTGTAGTGAACATGGAGTAAGTGTGTGATCACTCACCTCCACTTCATTAACGAGAGCGTCAGGCTGAGCCAACCTGAACAAACAATCATACACCGGATCCACCAGCGCAGCCATCGGGCTGTTattcacctgcacacacacacacacacacacacacacacacacacacacacttcactagAGTCACACCAATTCAGTACTGCATAAATTATCCTGTACTGGTTATGagttgatgtatttttttatgtatttcttcttcttttattattactattattattattaacatatttgTGACAGCAGTAATTAGCACATTATATTTTGTCCAAGacaatcatcatcaccatcatcatcacca
This window harbors:
- the LOC128317261 gene encoding transmembrane protease serine 13-like, which encodes TQALPTQALSTQALPTQARPTQTLPTQALPTQALLTQALPTQALPTQALLTQALPTQALPTQALPTQARPTQALPTQALPTQALLTQRFKGAFDRERERQTEDRQTERERERERERQTEGQ
- the mif4gda gene encoding MIF4G domain-containing protein A isoform X1, giving the protein MEQTEEWRIQALNTETQQMLKTALTDPGMVDLVKLCDLIVDQALKDSSLCRDAGHICCTLVQVEAKRSSTSVFRRNMLTRLQQEFTRREETRRRSLHEWVCVVSLLCNVFDRLKVNNSPMAALVDPVYDCLFRLAQPDALVNEVECVCVCVGGLLGSAATPRWRAAGEAEHQADGRALLPAARRFPPAGRSELHEPPAAAGAAGVPRRQLEPEQKRSTLLLQRGGGVRKTRNVALNEIFLRVKVRTEEGGRRTRSSRGSSCRLDWMEM